The nucleotide sequence aggaggagttGGAATGAGGAGAACTCAGAATcagattcatgttgaagctgtTTATTTAAATGTTCTAGAATTGGAATAGAAATGACACTAATTTCATAAAACTGTTTACTAATTTAGCACAATCGGAATATAAAccaatatgattactaaaatgcccttgtcccaaatcaagtattttatatacttttttttaataaaatttggtATAATTTTTAATAGTAAGAAAAAAGATTAAGttgctttttttatttcatagacACACTAAAAtacttttgtttaattttttatttataaatttaagtatttactttaatatttaaattttctcaCTCAAGTTGTAGTTTCTTCTCTTCAGCATATGCATGGAGTTGTGCATAATGTGAATGAGCATGGAGTTGTGCATAATATGAATGAGcatggaaataaaaaaaagtaaggaGTTGTGCATAATTAAACTAGGGTTAGTGGGTTTATAAAGGATAGtcttggaaataaaaaaaaagtaagtgaCATAAAGGGAACAAAAGTGTCATTCCGATTGCCCAAGCAATCAGGAATTGAATTGCCACCTACATCTAAGGAATCCAATTCCACCAATAcaaggaattgaattccaaaGTTTGTGCTCCCCATTGCTTTTTTGATTCCTCAATGTTTAGTAAACACCGGAGTACTCCGTAATCGGAATTTAATTATACATTTTCATTCCGATTACGGATACGTAAACATGCCCTTAATTGAGAACGTGGGAGGGCAAGGATAAGAGCTCATAAATTGCCCTTCGACCTCAAATTGCATTTCCAGTGGGCCATATTGAAGAGGGCAATTTGTGGGCCATCAAAGCCCGCCCAAATGCCTGAGCAATTTAAGTCCCACCTTGGGCCAGCAAgtgttctctttttttttttgatacgTATAAAACATGTGTATCCTGAACGAGTGGGTCGACAACTTCTTATATCTTTTTGGCAAAATGACATGTATGTAATTGTGCACATCACAAAAATACTTACTCAATTTGCTTTTGCTTGAAAACCCTAATAGGCTTCGTTCTTTTAAGAAAAAAACGCCAAATACCAAATACCAAATGTCTAATTTACCTAAGTTTCgttctcaaaaaaaataaaaaataaaaattacctaAGTTTCCACATGGCATGAAGATTAGCAATTGGACTCTGGCAACAGACACCTCACTGGCACTGAGAGACTTTTGAGATGCCAAAATCTATTGCTTTTGACATTGACGTGGGTAATTtcaagctatatatatatatatatattttttttttttttttttggttttttcagCCAAAAGAATCatatattaaaaagaaaacctTTGGATCGATACAACCATTCCCAACAAAATCAAAACGAAAAgcatgtgaagcaaaatcaagaATATGATGCTCTCACATATGACAACCAGTTATTAGAAGACCTTGACGAGCAAAGgcatcaacaacaaaatttgCCTCTTTAAAAATAGGGTTCCAATATAATTTATATTCTCAATTGATGTTTAGCAATGTATAAGACTTATTAAGTTTAATGAATGTTGAACGAAAATATGAATGTTAACTTGTAAATTTTATTCAAGTGACTATAAAAGATGGAGAAATTATGAAGAAAACTTATGTCTCGTAATCTCCATAAAAAATGGTAGAATTAAAAGGAACAAGTTTTCTTCATGAATTCTCTATCTTGTAACTTCACTTGAacaaaatatacaaataaacatttttattttattctatgCTCATTAACCTAATAAATTGTCAAAGacaaaccatttttattttttaacaaacaatattatctacataaAAAAGGTGGGAGAGTGGGCAAGCCTCCCAATGGGCTAAGCTTCCTAATGAGCTAGTAAAAAtgggttcaaattcgtttttgatgaaaattgaacttaagacatctcatctacaaatgaagaaaaatgcCTCTAGACCGTATGGGAAAAAATTACTCTACTTAACCGGTCGTTGTTGTACATGACATACCGGCTGATGTCTACAATTGAGAGAGACAAACTTTTGTCCTTCTGTCAATAGTGTGAAGAATCAGAATCTTCACATACTCCCCTTCTATACATTTGAGTTTTCACGCATCACAAACAACGCCACCGCCACCGCAGCCCTATTGAAATCCCAATAATCATGGGTAGCAAAAACCGTGATTTCCACATCTGTTTCTTCCCTTACATGGCTCACGGCCACATGATACCGATCTCAGACATGGCCAAGCTCTTTGCATCCCAAGGAGTAAAAACCACCATAGTCACCACTCCTCTAAATGCCCCAACATTCTCCGAAGCCACCCAATCAAGTAAAACCTACTCCGGCGGCATCGAAGTCAAAATCAAAACCATCAAGTTCCCTTCTGTAGAAGCCGGTCTGCCAGAAGGGTGTGAGAATCTCGACTCACTCCCCTCACCAGAATTAAgcaccaattttctcaaagcTACAAGCTTTCTTCAAGAACCGCTCGAGCAGCTTCTGTTCGAAGAAAACCCTAGTTGCCTTGTGGCAGACGTGCTTTTTCCTTGGGCAACTGATGCTGCTGCAAAGTTTGATATTCCAAGGCTAATTTTTCATGGCACTGGTTTCTTTGCCATGGCTGCCTCACATGTTGTTAGAAAGTATGAGCCGTTCAAGAACACTTTGTCAGATTCGGACCTTTTCGTGATTCCGGATTTTCCTGGTGAGATTACGATGACACGAGCCCAAGTTCCGGATCATGTCAAGGAAAATATCGAAAACGACTTGACCCGGATGCTCAAACGGGCCAAGGAAGCTGAGAAAACGAGCTATGGAATTGTTGTGAACAGTTTCTATGAGCTCGAATCGGTTTATGCAGATTATTACAGAAATGTGCTTGGGATGAAAGCTTGGCATATTGGCCCTGTTTCTCTATGCATTAGAAACAATGAAGAAAAAGCACTTAGAGGAAAAACAGCTTCTATCAACGAGCACGATTTCTTGAAGTGGCTTGATTCAAAAGAACCTAATTCGGTTGTTTATGTGTGTTTTGGAAGCATGGCTAAATTCAATGCCTCTCAGCTTATGGAGATTGCAATGGGGCTTGAGGCTTCTGGGCAGGACTTCATTTGGGTTGTGAGGACTGGACCAGAGTATGACGTGGAGAAAGAGGATTGGCTGCCAGAAGGGTTTGAGGATAGGATGGAAGGGAAAGGACTAGTCATAAGAGGGTGGGCCCCGCAGGTTCTGATTCTTGATCATGGGGCAGTTGGCGGGTTTGTGACTCACTGTGGGTGGAACTCGACGTTGGAAGGGATCGCTGCCGGGTTGCCGATGGTGACGTGGCCGGTGTCGGCGGAGCAGTTTTACAACGAGAAGCTGGTGACCCAAGTGCTGAAAATTGGTGTTGGAGTTGGTGCTCAAAAATGGGTTATGGTTGTGGGGGATAGCGTGAAGAAGGAAGCTGTTGAGAAAGCTGTGAGGAGGATTATGGTGGGTGAGGAAGCAGATGAAATGAGAAGCAGAGCTAGGGAACTTGCAGAGCAGGCAAAGAGGGCTATTGAGAAAGGAGGATCATCACACTCTGATTTGAATGCTTTAATTGAAGAGTTGAGTTCCCACTAGTTAGAGTTGGATCACACATTCAGATGGACCACACTTTCTGAATATTTCCGATTGATAATGTTTTGTACACAATGTAGTAAGAATAGTTACTCATAATTCATAAAAGAATGGTCAATGTTGAGGAGTGTGACTAAAAGAttagttgtttttcttttgaccCGGATATTAGATTTTTATGGTGCATTTTATTTATCTTAAGGGTCGTATATTTGCCCAACCAAAGAACATAATTCTAAGAGCATCTCTAACTTTTgggttaaaatataaaatttgtaagtcataaaatttagattttaaatcagaaacagtttttttgctTCAACCTCTCTGGGTTAAATTTTTAACctaaaattattaaagaatgaatttaggatattttttttttcttaaagtaactttgtttttaaaaaaattatgtagactatcctaatttaattttatgaatatttttacCTAAATATTGAACAATCACTAAACCGACCCCATGAAACTCGTGGAATACtataaaagaatatgaaacacatgaaagaatgtttttaaattgttttagatgttggatttaaatttagaCTATTAGATTTTATTTTACCGTTCGATTTGGTCATATTAGATCTTAGGGTTCGTCACAAGCCTAATGTCGGAAGGCTCAACCTCTATATCATAGGGTTCGTCACAATGAAGCCCAATAATGAGGCAAAAATCCTTCTTCATTAATGGAGCCACTTCACAGCCGACTAAATAGGTGAGTTCCTCTAGGTCTTTCACCTGTTGATTAACCAATCTACGGAGCGGCAACTCATGCACCAATTAGCCATTGAAGGCCAACTTATCGACATGCTCTAAGCATCCAAGCAGGATGCCCTAAAGGCAGCAATCTGTGAGTCATTAAACTTTTGACGCAGGACTCCTAGCACATGACTTGCTTGGGATAGGTTGTTAGCCCTTCCCTATAGgattccttttcttttattgcTAGTTGAACTCCCTCATTTGCCCTCTCATGTAGATAGTGTTCTAGAAATGGGTCTAGGCGGTCACATAGGTGTTGGGCGACAGAGAACCGCCGCGATTTAGGCCAAATCGTCTAACAAAATTGGGTAGGAGTTAAGCGCCCACCTAGGCGCTTTCTAGGCGGTGATTCAAGCGGTTCTTTTTTTGCAGTCTCTCTATCGTTTTTGGTTGCCGTTGCATCTCTCGACTTCTCTCATTGCTGATCTGATGGGAAGATGAAAGGTGGGAGAGAACAGTGAGGTGGTGAAGGCAATGAGAACGGTGAGGTGGTGAAGCAATGAGAACGGTGGATTGCGAAGCAAAGAAAGAAGCTTGCAACTTTGTCTATGTGTTGTAGGAGAGGTGTGGAATCAAGAGAAGGAAGACGATGATTGACATTCTGAGATAAGAAACTGAAATGGTAGAGTGAGAGATTGATAAAAGAGGAAGTTttgagagcaattccacccatggagcccttccccctggcaatccactattcaatccaccctattaaacagtaactgccttaaatgaatagtaactaccattaatgaacagtaattgccatttacatctccacccttggaacccttccccctggcaataagcaattaaaataatagttttgtttgtttgtttaaataataaaaccccccctctctctctctctctgacacaaaaaaaataaaaaattacaaagccctcgggccacaggcccgtcgactccccaccccccTTCGCTAGgactcccaccctcactcgggcccttCCCTGCTGGAGCTGCTCCCACCGGCCCTCAGGCCCTTTCTCCTCCCCTGTCGCCCGAGCAACCAGCatccgctggagttgctctgaTGGGAGAGGAAAAGATGACacggagaaagaaaaaaaatgaataaaatataaAGGGATTAATAAAACCAAGGCCAAGACTCGGTTTAAgagtagaaaaataaatataatattgAAATGATTGATAAAACAACAAGACCAACTTGATAAAATGATAAAACCAAGACAAACTTGACAATTTGTCCTATCCTCTCGCCCAGCCAACCAACAAGTTCtaaatggacaaggattgtctgccctcctagttgtggtgcccttccatgcccttctattttgtgcggtcacggctaaaccacgtcaacattttatattaattttttaatgagataataagacaaaaaacaataaaaatataaaatattaacgtggcttaaccgtgaccgcacaaaataggagggcatggaagggcaccacaactaggagggcagacaatccttgtcagTTCTAAATAGACCAAGTTCAACTTGACAATTTATTTGTAGTTTTTGGTAATGTtgtattctttctttttcttttttcaagtcTAACTTATTTATatagtaaaaatatataataaatgtacTTAAAACTGTCTAATCTGTCTAGGCCCCCGCCTAGCCGTCTAGGCGCTAGGTCCTTGaccgccgcccgactagtgcctaacgtcttttagaatCTTGCATGTAGACATAACAATACAAGCATTCAAGTAACCAAATTCAAATTGACTTTTGGGGAAGAAAGTATGACGTCGTGGAACGAAGGACTTTGAACGCAACTGGAAGCAAGCAAGCACCACGTCCTTTCTGAAGAGCCGATTAGACAAATTATGAACCAATTTCGAACGAACTTCTCTTGAGTTTTGAACGAGCAGTGTGGAAGTCGATTGAGTTTTAAATGCCACGCCGAAGATGACAAACATTGGACAACTTCGATTGAGTTACGAACACTATGGAAGTTGATTGAAATTTGTTTGAAATCATTCATGAGAGAGTTTTGGGTGGTGGAGACGAGAAGTTTAATGCAAATGTAACTGTTGTGGGGAGCG is from Malus sylvestris chromosome 5, drMalSylv7.2, whole genome shotgun sequence and encodes:
- the LOC126622027 gene encoding scopoletin glucosyltransferase-like isoform X1, translated to MGSKNRDFHICFFPYMAHGHMIPISDMAKLFASQGVKTTIVTTPLNAPTFSEATQSSKTYSGGIEVKIKTIKFPSVEAGLPEGCENLDSLPSPELSTNFLKATSFLQEPLEQLLFEENPSCLVADVLFPWATDAAAKFDIPRLIFHGTGFFAMAASHVVRKYEPFKNTLSDSDLFVIPDFPGEITMTRAQVPDHVKENIENDLTRMLKRAKEAEKTSYGIVVNSFYELESVYADYYRNVLGMKAWHIGPVSLCIRNNEEKALRGKTASINEHDFLKWLDSKEPNSVVYVCFGSMAKFNASQLMEIAMGLEASGQDFIWVVRTGPEYDVEKEDWLPEGFEDRMEGKGLVIRGWAPQVLILDHGAVGGFVTHCGWNSTLEGIAAGLPMVTWPVSAEQFYNEKLVTQVLKIGVGVGAQKWVMVVGDSVKKEAVEKAVRRIMVGEEADEMRSRARELAEQAKRAIEKGGSSHSDLNALIEELSSH
- the LOC126622027 gene encoding scopoletin glucosyltransferase-like isoform X2: MAASHVVRKYEPFKNTLSDSDLFVIPDFPGEITMTRAQVPDHVKENIENDLTRMLKRAKEAEKTSYGIVVNSFYELESVYADYYRNVLGMKAWHIGPVSLCIRNNEEKALRGKTASINEHDFLKWLDSKEPNSVVYVCFGSMAKFNASQLMEIAMGLEASGQDFIWVVRTGPEYDVEKEDWLPEGFEDRMEGKGLVIRGWAPQVLILDHGAVGGFVTHCGWNSTLEGIAAGLPMVTWPVSAEQFYNEKLVTQVLKIGVGVGAQKWVMVVGDSVKKEAVEKAVRRIMVGEEADEMRSRARELAEQAKRAIEKGGSSHSDLNALIEELSSH